Proteins encoded within one genomic window of Setaria italica strain Yugu1 chromosome IV, Setaria_italica_v2.0, whole genome shotgun sequence:
- the LOC101768256 gene encoding LOW QUALITY PROTEIN: uncharacterized protein LOC101768256 (The sequence of the model RefSeq protein was modified relative to this genomic sequence to represent the inferred CDS: inserted 1 base in 1 codon) yields the protein MSSEAPEPKMKTRIVYSRDFLLSFGELEHCKKLPAGFDTALLSELQELSAGVLERNKGYYNTPLGRSDGLGGYTYSSRGGNTGGRWDTRSTGSSDRDGEAPDRESLTQAGRGGNQYKRNWQNTEHDGLLGSGGFPRPTGYTGQLASKDHVNAHQLNRTSERYQPPRPNKAAPFSRKDIDSMNDETFGSSECSNEDRAEEEKKRRASFELMRKEQHKAMQGKKNGPDILKETPSDDIMSQLQTSTEKANFRAKNEKLDGSVVSSYQEDTTKPSSVLLAPAARPLVPPGFANAFVDKKLQSQSSNISLDPKGRNTTTEANMSTVARLGGQLEVNQSATEFTAFESKGKGISDNIAIMGSKHTLPSGGVASSTELASSILKGSEDWEADVMDKYSIGKEGKSKNIDPVRKDDSISILEQFFGNALSKSGSNLPTYVESQSLKTDDDMNASSVPESSKFARWFLDEDLKPAEDLSSKSLLSMIVKNEHPGPENIIHAPLSDAAVQNLSPRAPINKFDSAPKLLSFTSSTPADGILEQYNHSDIPETVPVMMTCEDLEQTMLAQVKSNSGSTQRNATKEHQTVVDEPVAMQKVAVDNHASQHLLKLLQKGTDNNTSSSLGFQIGSADEPQSXXXXXXXXXSGSDPIKKVDNAPTSGKNXTLEALFGAAFMSELHSKDAPVSIRGSVTGGPNEFAETGKTLLSSSHEGYYPVEQTLSFNNAKDAAVPKEPGLEYSALTGGLNQGNTSFDKKGVEIHLPEEDNLFMMNDSLPGQNSDILPSVRSNRVEGLLPEKAVDDLSYRLQSLVPGDAEHIQVLGPDALGSHPRDQRLQVESQNLYHLLQGRPPMMTPRPMMDHIVNRNQQTPFDMPQSIRHDPHRSFPSNANPMQHNLHGPGVPHLDLAAHHLMLQHMSMPGSFPPEGLPRGVLPSQPVHHMAGYRPEMGNVNNFHMHPRQPNYGEFGLMMPGPSGPEVRGNHPEAFERLIQMEMSARSKQQQVHNQAMAAGPVPGGMYGHELDTKLRYR from the exons ATGAGCTCCGAGGCCCCAGAGCCCAA GATGAAGACGAGGATAGTGTACTCCAGGGATTTTCTGCTGTCGTTTGGCGAGTTGGAGCATTGCAAGAAGCTGCCTGCTGGCTTCGATACAGCGCTTCTTAG TGAGCTGCAGGAGCTGTCAGCTGGTGTGCTTGAGAGAAACAAGGGCTATTACAATACACCCCTGGGAAGGTCAGATGGGTTGGGGGGCTATACTTACTCTTCTCGTGGCGGGAACACTGGAGGGAGGTGGGACACTCGCTCAACTGGATCAAGCGACCGGGATGGGGAGGCACCTGATCGCGAGTCTCTAACACAGG CAGGGCGTGGTGGAAACCAGTACAAACGCAATTGGCAGAACACGGAGCACGATGGCCTGCTGGGAAGTGGTGGTTTCCCTCGGCCAACAGGATATACGGGGCAGTTGGCATCAAAGGACCATGTTAATGCGCATCAGCTAAACAGGACATCGGAACGCTACCAGCCACCACGTCCCAACAAG GCTGCTCCTTTTTCGCGGAAAGACATTGACTCAATGAACGATGAGACATTTGGGTCTTCTGAGTGCTCAAATGAGGATagagcagaagaagaaaaaaagcgGAGGG CGTCTTTTGAATTGATGAGAAAAGAGCAACACAAAGCCATGCAAGGAAAGAAGAACGGTCCTGATATCCTAAAAGAAACTCCTAGTGATGATATAATGTCACAATTACAGACATCTACTGAAAAAGCAAATTTCAGAGCTAAAAATGAGAAGCTAGATGGATCTGTGGTATCCTCTTATCAGGAAGATACCACTAAACCGTCTTCAGTTCTACTAGCTCCCGCTGCCAGGCCGCTTGTCCCTCCTGGTTTTGCAAATGCATTTGTGGACAAAAAGCTTCAGTCACAGTCATCCAATATCTCACTTGACCCAAAG GGTCGTAACACTACTACTGAGGCTAACATGTCGACTGTTGCACGACTTGGTGGTCAGCTAGAGGTTAACCAGTCAGCAACAGAGTTCACTGCATTTGAAAGCAAAGGGAAGGGAATTTCCGATAACATTGCTATTATGGGTTCAAAGCACACGCTTCCATCTGGTGGAGTTGCCTCTTCAACTGAATTGGCCTCTAGCATTCTGAAAGGGAGTGAGGATTGGGAAGCTGATGTGATGGATAAGTATTCTATAGGAAAAGAAGGCAAATCAAAAAATATTGATCCAGTTAGGAAGGATGATTCAATCTCAATACTAGAACAGTTCTTTGGCAATGCATTATCAAAAAGTGGCAGCAATTTACCAACTTATGTTGAG AGCCAGTCATTGAAAACCGATGACGACATGAATGCTTCTTCTGTACCAGAATCATCCAAATTTGCTCGCTGGTTTCTTGATGAAG ACTTGAAACCTGCAGAAGACTTGTCTTCAAAGAGCCTGCTCTCCATGATTGTCAAAAATGAACATCCAGGGCCAGAAAATATAATCCATGCTCCTTTATCTGATGCCGCTGTTCAGAATTTGTCACCAAGAGCACCTATTAATAAATTTGATTCTGCACCAAAGCTTCTCTCATTTACATCCTCTACACCTGCTGATGGCATTCTGGAACAATACAACCATTCTGATATTCCGGAGACTGTTCCAGTTATGATGACATGTGAGGATCTTGAGCAGACAATGTTGGCACAGGTTAAGAGCAATAGCGGCTCAACTCAGAGAAATGCTACAAAGGAGCATCAGACTGTTGTAGATGAGCCAGTTGCCATGCAGAAAGTAGCTGTAGATAATCATGCATCTCAACATCTTCTTAAATTGTTGCAAAAGGGAACAGATAATAACACATCATCTTCTCTGGGTTTCCAGATAGGATCAGCTGATGAACCACAGAGT NNNNNNNNNNNNNNNNNNNNNNNNNNNTCTGGAAGTGATCCAATTAAAAAAGTTGATAATGCTCCTACTTCAGGGAAGA TGACATTGGAAGCATTATTTGGGGCTGCGTTTATGAGCGAACTCCATTCCAAAGATGCACCAGTTTCTATTCGAGGATCTGTAACTGGTGGTCCTAATGAGTTTGCAGAGACAGGCAAAACTCTATTGTCATCTAGCCATGAAGGATACTACCCTGTTGAACAGACCCTATCCTTCAACAATGCTAAAGATGCTGCTGTCCCTAAAGAACCAGGACTTGAGTATTCAGCACTAACTGGTGGTCTAAATCAGGGTAACACTAGCTTTGATAAGAAAGGTGTGGAAATTCATCTGCCTGAAGAAGATAATTTGTTTATGATGAATGACTCTCTGCCTGGTCAAAATTCTGATATTTTGCCATCAGTGAGATCCAACAGGGTTGAAGGGCTATTACCTGAAAAGGCAGTTGATGATCTCAGCTATAGGCTTCAAAGTCTTGTGCCTGGTGATGCAGAACACATTCAAGTACTTGGTCCTGATGCACTTGGATCTCATCCTCGCGACCAGCGTTTACAGGTTGAGTCTCAGAATCTTTATCATCTTCTACAGGGTAGACCACCTATGATGACACCTCGTCCTATGATGGATCACATTGTTAATAGGAACCAGCAAACCCCATTCGACATGCCACAGTCGATACGCCATGATCCCCACCGTTCTTTCCCATCTAATGCGAATCCTATGCAACATAATCTTCATGGTCCAGGGGTCCCTCACTTGGACCTGGCTGCACATCATCTTATGCTACAACACATGTCCATGCCTGGAAGTTTTCCTCCAGAAGGCTTGCCAAGAGGTGTTCTACCATCTCAGCCTGTGCATCACATGGCTGGTTATAGACCTGAGATGGGCAATGTAAATAATTTCCATATGCACCCTCGCCAGCCCAACTATGGAGAATTTGGATTGATGATGCCAG GCCCATCAGGCCCAGAGGTGAGAGGCAATCATCCAGAGGCCTTTGAAAGGTTGATCCAGATGGAGATGTCAGCCAGATCGAAGCAACAGCAGGTGCACAACCAAGCAATGGCCGCTGGCCCTGTACCTGGTGGGATGTACGGGCATGAGCTTGACACGAAGTTAAGATACAGATGA